One Halomonas sp. M4R1S46 genomic window carries:
- the merF gene encoding mercury resistance system transport protein MerF gives MRNPKTLLRVSVIGTVLVALCCFTPILVILLGTLGLATLTGYLDVVLFPALAFFIGLTLYALWRKKRCDAGGDNGSPPSRNSPHE, from the coding sequence ATGAGGAACCCGAAGACCCTGCTGCGCGTGAGCGTGATCGGCACCGTCCTGGTGGCGCTGTGCTGCTTTACGCCGATCCTGGTGATCCTGCTCGGTACCCTCGGATTGGCGACACTGACCGGCTATCTGGACGTTGTGCTGTTTCCCGCCCTGGCTTTCTTCATCGGCCTGACCCTCTATGCGCTTTGGCGCAAGAAGCGATGCGACGCCGGTGGGGACAACGGCTCGCCTCCTTCAAGGAATTCCCCTCATGAATGA
- a CDS encoding endonuclease/exonuclease/phosphatase family protein, whose translation MVEWLLGGLAAVLLLASLIARVPGHWWWLRACEFPRLQIGLGGAGCALASPLADPAATPWIAAAGCAVLAVQLRHVLPWTPLWPVQVKAARDDRPDRCLTLLVANVLTPNRNSDALLAIIREQDPDLVLTLESDDWWGQHLDEGLNGGWPHAVRIPLDNLYGMHLYSRRPLVDPTVKWLIQDDIPSIHCGVELESGDRIRFHALHPRPPAPSESEESLWRDGELMLVAKLIHQEPEPTVVAGDLNDVAWSRSTRLFCRVGGMLDPRRGRGMFSTFHADYPLMRWPLDHVFVSEHFTLKKMQRLPRFGSDHFPILATLCYRPARADEHETPTATDDEHRDAEGTVEEARERDQDT comes from the coding sequence ATGGTCGAATGGTTGCTCGGTGGGCTCGCCGCCGTCCTGCTGCTGGCCAGCCTGATCGCTCGGGTCCCCGGGCACTGGTGGTGGCTACGGGCCTGCGAGTTCCCGCGTCTGCAGATCGGCCTGGGCGGTGCCGGCTGCGCCCTCGCCTCACCGCTGGCCGACCCGGCCGCGACTCCGTGGATCGCCGCGGCGGGATGCGCCGTGCTCGCCGTGCAGCTACGCCATGTCCTGCCCTGGACGCCGCTGTGGCCGGTCCAGGTCAAGGCCGCCCGGGACGATCGCCCCGATCGCTGCCTGACCCTGCTGGTGGCCAACGTGCTGACCCCCAATCGCAACAGCGATGCCCTGCTGGCGATCATCCGCGAACAGGATCCCGACCTGGTCCTGACCCTGGAGTCCGATGACTGGTGGGGGCAGCACCTCGACGAGGGGCTCAACGGCGGTTGGCCCCATGCCGTGCGCATCCCCCTGGACAACCTCTATGGCATGCACCTGTATTCGCGCCGCCCGCTCGTCGACCCTACGGTCAAGTGGCTGATCCAGGACGACATCCCGTCTATCCACTGCGGGGTCGAACTCGAGAGCGGCGACCGGATCCGCTTTCATGCCCTGCATCCTCGGCCACCGGCCCCCAGCGAGAGCGAGGAATCGCTGTGGCGGGACGGAGAGCTGATGCTGGTGGCCAAGCTGATCCACCAGGAGCCCGAGCCCACCGTGGTGGCGGGGGATCTCAACGACGTGGCCTGGTCACGCAGTACCCGGCTGTTCTGCCGGGTCGGCGGCATGCTCGACCCGCGGCGGGGGCGCGGCATGTTCAGTACCTTCCATGCGGACTACCCGCTGATGCGCTGGCCCCTCGACCACGTCTTCGTCAGCGAGCACTTCACGCTGAAGAAGATGCAGCGCCTGCCCCGCTTCGGTTCGGATCACTTCCCGATCCTGGCCACCCTCTGCTATCGCCCCGCCCGGGCCGACGAGCATGAGACCCCGACGGCCACCGATGACGAGCATCGCGATGCCGAGGGCACCGTGGAGGAGGCCAGGGAGCGCGACCAGGACACTTGA
- a CDS encoding MerR family transcriptional regulator has product MSDMTIGKVAGAVGVGVETIRFYERRGLIAQPPRPAVGGYRVYSDETVRRVQFIRRAQELGFSLREIAELLSLRADHDTDAGEVQQRATAKLQDVDRKIERLQRIRRGLLTLLDRCPGEGPLRCCSILDALEHDRVLHGETTRRKENGMQTVKLTVGGMHCDGCAEIVRHVLEQQPGVKGCTVSHESGEARVAVDTAQTPAERLAEAVQGAGYSASLVTAAD; this is encoded by the coding sequence ATGAGTGACATGACCATCGGCAAAGTGGCCGGGGCGGTGGGCGTGGGGGTCGAGACGATTCGCTTCTATGAGCGACGCGGGCTCATCGCACAGCCCCCTCGCCCGGCAGTGGGAGGATATCGCGTCTATTCGGATGAGACGGTGCGGCGGGTGCAGTTCATTCGCCGCGCCCAGGAGCTCGGGTTCTCCCTGCGCGAGATCGCCGAGCTGCTCTCGCTGCGTGCCGACCACGACACCGATGCCGGAGAGGTTCAGCAGCGAGCCACCGCCAAGCTCCAGGATGTGGACCGCAAGATCGAGCGGCTCCAGCGTATCCGTCGCGGGCTGCTGACGTTGCTCGACCGTTGCCCGGGAGAGGGCCCGTTGCGGTGCTGCTCCATCCTCGATGCGCTGGAACACGACAGGGTCTTGCACGGCGAGACGACCAGGCGAAAGGAGAATGGCATGCAGACAGTGAAACTCACCGTCGGGGGCATGCACTGCGACGGCTGTGCGGAGATCGTCCGCCACGTTCTCGAGCAGCAGCCCGGGGTCAAGGGGTGCACGGTCTCCCATGAGAGCGGCGAGGCCAGGGTGGCGGTCGACACCGCCCAGACCCCCGCTGAGCGGCTCGCGGAGGCGGTACAGGGCGCAGGGTATTCGGCAAGCCTCGTGACAGCGGCAGACTAG
- a CDS encoding class II fumarate hydratase, with protein sequence MSEQRIERDSMGELEVPAHALYGAQTQRAVNNFPVSGQAMPTAFIQAIARIKLAAARVNRDLGLLDAERAAAIVTAAEAVIAGDHDDQFPVDVFQTGSGTSSNMNVNEVIANLASRDDLKVSPNDHVNMGQSSNDVVPTALHLSAALEVTRGLRPALVHLHETIDVRAAGLDAVVKTGRTHLMDAMPLRMSQELGGWSSQVGQAIERFDSAMLRLCRLAQGGTAVGTGINAHPEFAGRMARDLSEQTGLTLSPNDSFFASLGAQDAAVELSGQLRGLACVVMKIANDLRWMNSGPLAGLGEIELEALQPGSSIMPGKVNPVIPESAAQAAAQVIGLDTAVTVAGQSGNFQLNVMLPLVANNLLTSITLMRNTAWLLADRAIATFKVREDHLREPLSRNPILVTALNSVIGYDAAAAIAKQAYQAGRPIIEVAEEQTDLAREELERLLDPAALTRGGIPE encoded by the coding sequence ATGAGCGAGCAGCGTATCGAACGCGACAGCATGGGCGAGCTGGAGGTGCCGGCGCATGCCCTCTATGGCGCCCAGACCCAGCGGGCGGTGAACAACTTTCCGGTGTCCGGCCAGGCCATGCCCACGGCCTTCATCCAGGCCATCGCCCGCATCAAGCTCGCCGCGGCACGGGTCAACCGTGACCTGGGACTGCTCGATGCCGAGCGGGCGGCCGCCATCGTGACGGCCGCCGAGGCGGTGATCGCCGGGGACCACGACGACCAGTTCCCGGTGGATGTCTTCCAGACCGGCTCGGGTACCTCGAGCAACATGAACGTCAACGAGGTCATCGCCAACCTGGCCAGCCGCGACGATCTCAAGGTGAGCCCCAACGACCACGTCAACATGGGCCAATCCAGCAACGACGTCGTTCCCACGGCCCTCCACCTGTCCGCCGCCCTGGAGGTGACCCGGGGACTGCGCCCGGCGTTGGTGCACCTCCACGAGACGATCGACGTGCGGGCCGCGGGTCTCGATGCCGTGGTCAAGACCGGACGCACCCACCTGATGGATGCCATGCCGCTGCGCATGAGCCAGGAGCTCGGCGGCTGGTCCAGCCAGGTCGGCCAGGCCATCGAGCGTTTCGACAGCGCCATGCTGCGCCTCTGCCGGCTGGCCCAGGGCGGCACGGCGGTCGGCACCGGCATCAATGCCCATCCCGAGTTCGCCGGGCGCATGGCTCGCGACCTCAGCGAGCAGACCGGCCTGACGCTGTCCCCCAACGACAGCTTCTTCGCCAGCCTGGGGGCCCAGGATGCCGCCGTGGAGCTCTCCGGGCAGCTGCGCGGCCTGGCCTGCGTGGTCATGAAGATCGCCAACGACCTGCGCTGGATGAACTCCGGCCCCCTGGCGGGCCTCGGCGAAATCGAGCTCGAGGCCCTCCAGCCCGGCAGTTCCATCATGCCGGGCAAGGTCAACCCGGTGATCCCCGAATCGGCGGCCCAGGCCGCGGCCCAGGTGATCGGTCTCGATACCGCGGTGACGGTGGCCGGCCAGAGCGGCAACTTCCAGCTCAACGTCATGCTGCCGCTGGTGGCCAACAACCTGCTGACCTCGATCACCCTGATGCGCAACACGGCCTGGCTGCTGGCCGACCGGGCCATCGCCACCTTCAAGGTCCGCGAGGACCACCTGCGTGAGCCTCTGTCGCGCAACCCCATCCTGGTGACCGCGCTGAATTCGGTGATCGGCTACGACGCCGCCGCGGCCATCGCCAAGCAGGCCTACCAGGCGGGGCGTCCGATCATCGAGGTGGCCGAGGAGCAGACCGATCTCGCCCGGGAGGAACTCGAACGACTCCTCGACCCGGCGGCACTGACCCGGGGCGGGATTCCCGAGTAG
- the merA gene encoding mercury(II) reductase: MNDAKTPHIAVIGSGGAAMAAALKAAERGARITLIERGILGGTCVNTGCVPSKILIRAAHITHLRRESPFDEGVNARTPVVDRAKLLRQQQRRVEALRDAKYQQILRDHPAITVLNGEARFVDAHHLTVKLNEGGEQTVRFDRAFIGTGARPAEPPVPGLADTPYLTSTGALALDTIPERLIVIGAGSVALELAQAFARLGSRVTLLARSRLLSHEDPAVGDAVEAAFRREGIEVLKQTQASYVDYLDNAFIVDTNAGSLQADQLLVATGRTPNTETLNLAGIGVETMRGAILVDEHLQTTVPGIHAAGDCTDQPQFVYVAAAGGNRAAVNMTGGEATLDLGAMPAVIFTAPQVATVGLTEAAALEQGVSVETRVLDLANVPRALVNFDTAGFIKLVAERDSGRLLGVQAVAGNAGELIQTAVMALRARMTVHAIGDELFPYLTMVEGLKLCAQAFSQDVTQLSCCAG, encoded by the coding sequence ATGAATGATGCCAAGACCCCGCACATCGCCGTGATCGGCAGCGGTGGTGCGGCTATGGCGGCGGCCCTCAAGGCGGCCGAGCGCGGCGCCCGCATCACCCTGATCGAACGCGGCATCCTCGGCGGCACCTGTGTCAATACGGGCTGTGTGCCCTCGAAGATCCTGATTCGCGCCGCGCATATTACCCATCTACGCCGGGAGAGCCCCTTCGACGAGGGGGTGAACGCCCGGACGCCGGTGGTGGACCGGGCGAAGCTGCTCCGGCAACAGCAGCGGCGTGTCGAGGCACTGCGTGACGCCAAGTACCAGCAGATTCTGCGCGACCATCCGGCCATCACGGTGCTGAACGGTGAAGCCCGGTTCGTCGATGCCCATCACCTGACGGTCAAGCTGAACGAGGGCGGTGAGCAGACCGTCCGCTTCGATCGTGCCTTCATCGGCACCGGCGCCCGTCCGGCAGAGCCGCCGGTACCGGGGCTGGCCGATACGCCATACCTGACCTCCACCGGCGCGCTGGCACTGGACACCATCCCCGAACGGCTGATCGTCATCGGCGCCGGGTCTGTCGCCCTGGAACTGGCCCAGGCCTTCGCCCGGCTGGGCAGCCGGGTCACGCTGCTGGCCCGCAGCCGCCTGCTCTCCCATGAAGACCCGGCGGTGGGTGACGCCGTGGAGGCAGCGTTTCGCCGCGAGGGCATCGAGGTGCTCAAGCAGACTCAGGCGAGCTATGTGGACTACCTCGACAATGCATTCATTGTCGACACCAACGCCGGCAGCTTGCAGGCGGATCAACTGCTGGTGGCCACCGGGCGGACACCCAACACCGAGACCCTGAACCTGGCGGGCATCGGCGTGGAAACCATGCGTGGCGCGATTCTGGTGGATGAGCACCTGCAAACCACGGTACCGGGCATCCATGCCGCCGGTGACTGTACCGATCAGCCGCAGTTCGTCTATGTGGCCGCCGCCGGGGGCAACCGCGCCGCCGTCAACATGACCGGGGGCGAGGCCACCCTGGACCTCGGCGCCATGCCGGCGGTGATCTTCACCGCCCCCCAGGTGGCCACCGTCGGCCTGACGGAAGCCGCGGCACTCGAGCAGGGCGTCAGCGTGGAGACTCGCGTGCTCGACCTGGCGAACGTGCCGCGTGCGCTGGTGAACTTCGATACCGCCGGCTTCATCAAGCTGGTGGCCGAACGCGACTCGGGGCGGTTGCTGGGCGTCCAGGCGGTGGCGGGGAACGCCGGCGAGCTGATCCAGACGGCGGTGATGGCGCTGCGTGCGCGCATGACGGTGCATGCCATCGGCGATGAGCTGTTTCCCTACCTGACCATGGTGGAAGGCCTCAAGCTCTGTGCCCAGGCTTTCTCCCAGGATGTGACGCAGTTGTCATGCTGTGCCGGGTGA
- the ehuB gene encoding ectoine/hydroxyectoine ABC transporter substrate-binding protein EhuB has translation MDCSTDGTGRPLSTPWARWALALTLTLAPTLAMAATLAELQERGSIRVAVANEVPYGYLDENGEGRGAGPEVARHILGELGIDQIDWVVTPFGELIPGLEEGRFDMAAAEMAIRPARCRRVLFSAPNTSYGEGLLVRAANPLEINGYADFAERDDIRVAVLEGASQIDIMAALGVPDARMVRIAENEAAIATLLEGDADAYAGTGLTVSQLDASSQEVEVVQNFEDPKVDGELVRSWGAFTFPPEAQALRDAFTEELLDYRNTRAWQDTLEKHGFTQDDILNAFRFDTEWLCGQAE, from the coding sequence ATGGACTGCAGCACCGACGGCACCGGCCGCCCCCTCTCTACGCCCTGGGCCCGCTGGGCACTGGCACTGACCCTGACCCTTGCCCCGACTCTCGCCATGGCGGCGACCCTGGCGGAACTCCAGGAGCGTGGCAGCATCCGCGTGGCCGTGGCCAACGAGGTGCCCTACGGCTACCTGGACGAGAATGGCGAGGGACGCGGTGCCGGCCCGGAGGTGGCACGGCACATCCTGGGGGAACTGGGGATCGACCAGATCGACTGGGTGGTCACGCCCTTCGGCGAGCTGATCCCGGGGCTCGAGGAGGGACGCTTCGACATGGCCGCCGCCGAGATGGCCATTCGCCCGGCACGCTGTCGGCGGGTGCTGTTCTCGGCACCCAACACCTCCTACGGCGAGGGCCTGCTGGTGCGCGCCGCGAATCCGCTGGAGATCAATGGCTACGCCGACTTCGCCGAGCGCGACGACATCCGCGTCGCCGTCCTCGAGGGCGCCAGCCAGATCGACATCATGGCAGCGCTGGGCGTCCCGGATGCCCGGATGGTCCGGATCGCCGAGAACGAGGCCGCCATCGCTACCCTGCTGGAGGGGGACGCGGATGCCTATGCCGGCACCGGCCTCACGGTGAGCCAGCTGGACGCCAGCAGCCAGGAGGTCGAGGTGGTGCAGAACTTCGAGGACCCGAAGGTCGACGGGGAGCTGGTGCGCAGCTGGGGCGCCTTCACCTTCCCCCCGGAGGCCCAGGCACTGCGGGACGCCTTCACCGAGGAACTGCTGGACTACCGCAATACCCGAGCCTGGCAGGACACCCTCGAGAAACACGGCTTCACCCAGGACGACATCCTCAACGCCTTTCGCTTCGATACCGAGTGGCTGTGCGGCCAGGCGGAATGA
- a CDS encoding phasin family protein, producing the protein MQNFDTKQFTQQFESMFFGPARAYATLSVDFAEKLANAQLEAGKAYTDTGLAQVRALLDVKDAEGLRSYMEGQQKIAKDLTERLKGDAEKVVSLQQDFVQQSQKLTEDSVKQATETATKAAQ; encoded by the coding sequence ATGCAAAACTTCGACACCAAGCAGTTCACCCAGCAGTTCGAATCCATGTTCTTCGGTCCGGCTCGCGCCTACGCGACCCTGTCCGTGGACTTCGCCGAGAAGCTGGCCAACGCCCAGCTGGAAGCCGGCAAGGCCTACACCGACACCGGCCTGGCCCAGGTCCGCGCCCTGCTCGACGTCAAGGACGCCGAAGGCCTGCGCAGCTACATGGAAGGCCAGCAGAAGATCGCCAAGGACCTGACCGAGCGCCTGAAGGGCGACGCCGAGAAGGTCGTGTCCCTGCAGCAGGACTTCGTCCAGCAGAGCCAGAAGCTGACCGAAGACAGCGTCAAGCAGGCCACCGAGACCGCCACCAAGGCCGCTCAGTAA
- a CDS encoding FAD-binding oxidoreductase — protein MRATTLEDTEIDLTPDMLAGLQMQLQGPLLTPDDLDYEASRRLWNAMIDRRPAVVVRCLGVADVMAGVRFAREHDLLLCIKGGGHNIAGLAAADGALMLDLSLMRGVWVDRERRVAHAQAGCELGDVDRETQVHGLATVLGFISTTGIAGLTLGGGFGYLSRRWGYTTDNVLGMEVVTADGRLVHASADEHADLFWGLRGGGGNFGVVTGFDYQLYSVGPEIVGGLVAWPASEAPAVLELYRRLAEQAPLELTLVALMRPAPPAPWLPREYHGKPIVALLACYSGNPEEGEAVVAPIKAFGRPIGDVLVRRPYAQMQKLLDATQPRGRRYYWKSEYLPDIEPALCDRVIEHAGRIRSPHSAVILFQLGGALNALDNDHSAVGNRDARYVFNVGGAWESPDDDAANIAWAREAWHDLKAFSTGGTYINFLTEDEGPERVEAALGPALRRLTEIKRRWDPDNRFRVNRNIAPD, from the coding sequence ATGAGAGCGACAACACTCGAGGATACCGAGATCGATTTGACGCCGGACATGCTTGCCGGTTTGCAGATGCAGCTCCAGGGGCCGCTGTTGACGCCGGACGACCTGGATTACGAGGCGTCGCGCCGCCTGTGGAACGCCATGATCGACCGGCGGCCGGCCGTGGTGGTGCGTTGCCTGGGGGTCGCCGACGTAATGGCGGGCGTGCGCTTCGCCCGTGAGCACGACCTGCTGCTCTGCATCAAGGGCGGCGGCCACAACATCGCGGGGCTGGCGGCGGCCGACGGCGCGCTGATGCTCGATCTCTCGCTGATGCGTGGGGTCTGGGTCGACCGCGAACGTCGGGTTGCCCATGCCCAGGCGGGGTGCGAGCTGGGTGACGTGGATCGCGAGACCCAGGTACACGGCCTGGCCACCGTGCTCGGTTTCATCTCGACCACCGGCATCGCCGGGCTCACCCTCGGGGGCGGCTTCGGCTACCTGAGCCGGCGCTGGGGCTATACCACCGACAACGTGCTGGGCATGGAGGTGGTGACCGCCGACGGCCGACTGGTGCATGCCAGTGCCGACGAGCATGCCGATCTGTTCTGGGGGCTGCGGGGTGGCGGCGGCAACTTCGGTGTGGTGACCGGCTTCGACTACCAACTCTACTCCGTCGGCCCGGAGATCGTGGGCGGCCTGGTGGCCTGGCCCGCCAGCGAGGCCCCGGCGGTGCTCGAACTCTATCGCCGCCTGGCCGAGCAGGCCCCGCTCGAACTGACCCTGGTCGCCCTGATGCGCCCGGCGCCGCCGGCGCCCTGGTTGCCCAGGGAATACCATGGCAAGCCGATCGTGGCGCTGCTCGCCTGCTACAGCGGCAACCCGGAGGAGGGAGAGGCGGTGGTCGCACCGATCAAGGCGTTCGGCCGGCCCATCGGCGACGTGCTGGTGCGTCGGCCCTATGCGCAGATGCAGAAGCTGCTCGATGCCACCCAGCCCAGGGGACGGCGCTACTACTGGAAGAGCGAGTATCTGCCGGACATCGAGCCCGCGCTGTGCGACAGGGTCATCGAGCATGCCGGGCGCATCCGCTCGCCGCACTCGGCGGTGATCCTGTTCCAGCTCGGCGGCGCCCTGAACGCGCTCGACAATGACCACTCGGCGGTGGGCAACCGCGATGCGCGCTACGTCTTCAACGTGGGCGGCGCCTGGGAGTCGCCGGACGACGACGCGGCGAACATCGCCTGGGCCCGCGAGGCCTGGCACGACCTGAAGGCCTTCTCCACCGGCGGCACCTACATCAACTTCCTGACCGAGGACGAAGGCCCTGAGCGCGTCGAAGCGGCCCTCGGCCCGGCCCTGCGGCGGCTCACCGAGATCAAGCGCCGCTGGGATCCGGATAACCGCTTCCGCGTCAATCGCAACATCGCGCCCGATTGA
- a CDS encoding carboxypeptidase-like regulatory domain-containing protein — MRYPILIALLGLILSGCQMLPPAGLPQREGPAEVIDIGEPEDRTRGRVPRQVAFPAEEYAALEKTGSAALSGRLSLESAAGTVVGAGETISVAPITTYSAEAAEQALAGRAVERADPRARAYTHTTRTDANGHFLLRGLPAGEFYVSGSLVDPASGKRRVVIHQVSLAPGQHRQLQLSR; from the coding sequence ATGAGATACCCCATCCTGATCGCCCTGCTGGGCCTGATCCTGTCCGGCTGCCAGATGCTGCCCCCCGCCGGCCTGCCCCAGCGCGAAGGACCCGCCGAGGTGATCGACATCGGCGAACCGGAGGACCGGACTCGCGGACGCGTTCCCCGCCAGGTGGCCTTCCCCGCCGAGGAATACGCCGCCCTGGAGAAGACCGGCAGCGCCGCCCTGAGTGGCCGCCTGTCCCTGGAGAGCGCGGCGGGCACGGTGGTGGGCGCCGGCGAGACGATCTCGGTGGCCCCGATCACCACCTACTCCGCCGAGGCCGCCGAACAGGCCCTGGCCGGCCGCGCCGTCGAGCGGGCCGACCCGCGGGCACGGGCCTATACCCATACCACGCGCACCGATGCCAACGGCCACTTCCTGTTGCGTGGCCTGCCCGCCGGCGAGTTCTATGTCTCGGGCAGCCTGGTGGACCCCGCCAGCGGCAAGCGGCGCGTGGTGATCCACCAGGTCTCGCTGGCCCCCGGCCAGCACCGCCAGCTCCAGCTCAGCCGCTGA
- a CDS encoding cytochrome c biogenesis protein CcdA: MEIVAALPLAAGLGLLGFVEPCSVGSHLLFLRHLERLPRRIQAVQTLLFTLTRAALMAGLGVLAALIGSAFTGLQHGLWALLGSLYVIVGLLYLGGGAPWFLARVTRLLPRLSGTPGSLGLGMLFGLNVPACAAPLLAVLLGDTAARAAAGGGVTFGAATLLVFGLALSSPLVLAVHTARGRRWLEALARLAGRMPRWTGAVLVGLGAWTLWLAFSWT, translated from the coding sequence TTGGAGATCGTCGCTGCCTTGCCGCTGGCCGCCGGACTCGGGTTGCTGGGCTTCGTCGAGCCCTGTTCGGTCGGTAGCCACCTGCTGTTCCTCCGCCATCTCGAACGACTTCCTCGCCGGATTCAGGCCGTCCAGACGCTGCTGTTCACCCTGACCCGGGCCGCGTTGATGGCCGGGCTAGGAGTGCTCGCAGCACTGATCGGCAGTGCGTTCACCGGGCTTCAGCACGGTCTCTGGGCCCTGCTGGGAAGCCTCTATGTGATCGTGGGACTGCTGTACCTGGGTGGCGGCGCGCCCTGGTTCCTGGCCCGCGTGACACGCCTCCTGCCACGCCTCTCCGGGACCCCGGGCAGCCTGGGGCTGGGCATGTTGTTCGGCTTGAATGTGCCGGCCTGTGCCGCCCCTCTGCTGGCGGTGCTGCTCGGTGATACGGCCGCGCGAGCCGCGGCCGGTGGGGGCGTCACTTTCGGCGCCGCCACTCTGCTGGTGTTCGGCCTGGCGCTCTCCAGCCCCCTGGTGCTTGCCGTCCATACCGCCCGGGGCCGGCGTTGGCTCGAGGCCCTCGCGCGACTCGCCGGACGCATGCCGCGCTGGACGGGGGCCGTGCTGGTGGGGCTGGGAGCGTGGACCCTGTGGTTGGCCTTCTCCTGGACGTGA
- a CDS encoding IS481 family transposase, which produces MNTHKNARLTPHGRALLVRRVVDEGLRPEEVAQAQGVSVRTVYKWVRRYRQEGEAGLQNRSSRPRRCPHAVPAEVREQVLERRQQRQTYRQIAERLGIGHSTVARLLEREGLNRLPALAPARPVNRYEHDAPGDLLHLDIKKLGRFERPGHRVTGDRQQNTRGAGWEYVHIAIDDHSRVAFGTRYPDETGWSACYALLEAVRYYRGLGIRFTRVLTDNGGCYKSKPFRRLCRRLGLKRKRTRPYTPRTNGKAERFIQTALREWAYARSYISSEERGRHLPAWLHQYNCKRSGITTGT; this is translated from the coding sequence ATGAACACCCATAAGAATGCCCGTCTCACACCGCATGGTCGAGCCCTGCTGGTCCGCCGAGTCGTTGACGAAGGGCTCCGGCCAGAGGAGGTCGCCCAGGCGCAAGGTGTCAGTGTGAGGACGGTCTACAAGTGGGTGCGCCGCTACCGGCAAGAGGGTGAGGCCGGGCTGCAGAACCGCTCTTCTCGTCCCCGTCGCTGCCCTCATGCGGTCCCTGCCGAGGTTCGCGAGCAGGTCCTCGAGCGTCGCCAGCAGCGCCAGACCTACCGCCAGATCGCCGAGCGGTTAGGGATCGGACACAGCACGGTCGCACGGCTCCTCGAACGCGAGGGGCTGAATCGTCTCCCGGCCTTGGCACCTGCCCGTCCCGTGAATCGTTACGAGCATGACGCGCCGGGAGATCTACTGCACCTGGACATCAAGAAACTCGGCCGCTTCGAACGCCCAGGGCATCGTGTCACCGGCGATCGCCAGCAGAACACGCGGGGCGCCGGCTGGGAGTATGTTCACATCGCCATCGACGATCACTCGCGGGTCGCTTTCGGCACCCGCTATCCCGATGAAACCGGTTGGAGTGCGTGCTATGCCCTATTGGAGGCCGTGCGCTATTACCGAGGACTGGGAATTCGCTTCACGCGCGTGCTGACCGACAATGGTGGATGCTACAAATCCAAGCCGTTCCGCCGCCTGTGCCGGCGTCTGGGACTGAAGCGCAAACGCACTCGACCCTATACGCCCCGCACCAATGGCAAGGCAGAGCGGTTCATTCAGACCGCGCTGCGGGAATGGGCCTACGCCCGGTCATACATCAGCTCGGAGGAGCGAGGCAGGCATCTGCCTGCCTGGCTTCATCAGTACAACTGTAAGCGTTCGGGCATCACCACCGGCACATGA
- a CDS encoding winged helix-turn-helix transcriptional regulator, translating into MTDWGYKQFCPVAMASEVLGTRWTILVIRELLSGSHRFNDLRRGLPHISPALLSKRLRELEELGVVGRERDPETGNPLYCLTEAGEELRPVIMAMGCWGQRWLEAQLSMKNLDPSLLMWDMRRNLDPAPLPPQRVTIQFLYHDVTPGRAKWWLIVDESNEDGAVDLCRKDPGHDVDLYVVSDLRTMTAIWMGLMTVAEALDSGKLRLTGARQLQASMQNWLGLSVFAGESKRVSA; encoded by the coding sequence ATGACGGACTGGGGATACAAGCAGTTCTGCCCCGTGGCCATGGCCTCGGAGGTGCTCGGCACCCGCTGGACCATCCTGGTCATCCGTGAGCTCCTGAGCGGCAGCCATCGCTTCAATGACCTGCGCCGTGGGCTGCCGCATATCTCGCCGGCCCTGCTGTCGAAGCGGCTGCGCGAACTGGAAGAGCTGGGGGTGGTGGGCCGCGAGCGCGATCCCGAGACCGGCAACCCGCTCTACTGTCTCACCGAGGCCGGCGAGGAGCTGCGCCCGGTGATCATGGCGATGGGCTGCTGGGGGCAGCGCTGGCTGGAAGCGCAGCTCTCCATGAAGAACCTCGATCCGTCGCTGCTGATGTGGGATATGCGACGCAACCTCGATCCCGCCCCCTTGCCGCCCCAGCGGGTCACGATTCAGTTTCTGTACCACGATGTAACGCCCGGCCGGGCCAAGTGGTGGCTGATCGTCGACGAATCGAACGAAGATGGCGCCGTCGACCTGTGCAGGAAGGATCCCGGCCACGATGTCGATCTCTACGTGGTCAGCGACCTGCGCACCATGACCGCCATCTGGATGGGGCTGATGACCGTGGCGGAGGCGCTCGATAGCGGCAAGCTCCGGCTGACCGGGGCACGCCAGCTGCAGGCCAGCATGCAGAACTGGCTGGGACTCAGTGTCTTTGCCGGCGAGTCCAAGCGGGTCAGCGCCTGA